From Phragmites australis chromosome 5, lpPhrAust1.1, whole genome shotgun sequence, a single genomic window includes:
- the LOC133918888 gene encoding probable protein S-acyltransferase 14 → MHRSGAAMAWNVFRFCTALRGLGSVMILLVLALVGVTYYALVICNYGPMLLAAAGALDALSTLAVLLLFHFLLVMLLWSYFSVVFTDPGRVPPNWRPDIDEERGETAPLSTSDFNSLMNSQQSMVLSDTGNPRIRYCRKCNQLKPPRCHHCSVCGRCVLKMDHHCVWVVNCVGAQNYKFFLLFLFYTFLETALVTLSLLPHFIAFFSDIEIPGTPGALATTFLTFVLNLAFTLSVLGFMIMHVSLVSANTTTIEAYEKKTTPFWKYDLGRRRNFAQVFGYNKWYWFIPAYSEEDLRIIPALQGLDYPVRSDFDGQGL, encoded by the exons ATGCACAGATCGGGGGCGGCGATGGCGTGGAACGTGTTCAGGTTCTGCACGGCGCTGCGGGGGCTGGGCTCCGTCATGatcctcctcgtcctcgcccTCGTCGGCGTCACCTACTACGCCCTCGTCATCTGCAACTACGGGCCCATGCTGCTGGCCGCCGCGGGGGCGCTCGACGCCCTCTCCACgctcgccgtcctcctcctcttccacttCCTG CTTGTCATGCTTCTGTGGAGCTACTTCTCTGTTGTGTTTACTGACCCTGGTCGTGTTCCACCAAATTGGAGACCAGATATTgatgaagagagaggagaaactGCACCGTTGTCCACCTCAGACTTCAATAGTCTCATGAATTCACAGCAATCTATGGTTCTGAGTGATACAGGGAATCCAAGGATCAGGTACTGCAGGAAGTGTAACCAGCTGAAGCCACCCCGGTGCCATCACTGTTCTGTTT GTGGAAGATGTGTTCTTAAGATGGATCATCATTGTGTATGGGTTGTAAATTGTGTTGGGGCACAGAATTAcaagttcttccttctcttcctg TTCTATACTTTTCTGGAGACGGCACTTGTTACCCTGTCCTTGTTGCCCCACTTCATTGCTTTCTTCAGTGATATTGAGATTCCAGGAACTCCTGGAGCACTTGCAACCACATTCCTGACCTTTG TATTGAATCTGGCCTTTACTTTGAGTGTCCTTGGTTTTATGATCATGCATGTATCACTTGTTTCTGCTAATACAACTACAATTGAG GCATATGAGAAGAAAACTACTCCATTCTGGAAGTATGATCTCGGACGGAGGAGGAATTTTGCTCAG GTCTTTGGGTACAACAAGTGGTATTGGTTCATTCCGGCATACTCAGAAGAGGATTTAAGAATAATACCGGCTCTACAGGGCCTGGATTATCCTGTCAGATCAGATTTCGACGGGCAAGGGTTGTAA